The genomic DNA AAACCAGGAGCATTTGCCTTGGGTCGATCTTTTCAGGATAGCAGTGCTTCATTAAGCGAGTTTTTTATTGATGTCGAAGGGGACTTAGAAGAACTCAATGCAAACACTGTGCGTTACAAAAATTACGCGCCAAAAGATACTTTAGGTCTACCGGTTATTGGCCATGTTACAAAAGGTATGAAGCTTGTTAAAAAAATTTATGGACTGAATAAAAAGCTTACAGATAAAAATCAAATGCTTAAATGCTTACCAAGTAAAGATAAGCCCTGTGTTGATAAAGACTACAGCGTAAAAATTATTAAAATGTCAATCAAACCTTAATACTTAAACCAAAGAGAGAGAGGACCATCTATGTCTAATGCATTCTATCAAAGCCCTTATCCAATCAATGAACCTGTTCTTGATTATGCTCCTGGGTCTCAAGAAAAAGAAGATTTTTTAGCAACCTTAACCAAGATGAAATCACAGCAAGAAAAAATTTGCATGACTATCAATGGGGAAAAAGTTTCTACATCTAACACCATTGATATGGTTTCACCTTACAATTTAAAGCAAACACTAGGACAGTACTGTAAAGGCAACAAACAACATGTAGAACAAGCTATTGCCGCAGCATTAAGCGCAAAAGAATCTTGGGAATCCATGCCTTGGCAAGACAGAGCGGCCATTTTTTTAAAAGCTGCTGATCTTATCAGTGGCCCTTATAGACATCAAATGAATGCTGCAACCATGCTTTGCCAATCAAAAAACATTTATCAAGCAGAAATTGATGCTGTTGCAGAACTCGCTGACTTCTTACGTTTCAATGTTCACTATATGACTCAAATTTATCAAGATCAACCGCAAAGCAGTGACACTGTCTGGAATCAAATGGAGTATAGACCCTTGGAAGGTTTTGTATTTGCACTTACCCCTTTTAATTTTACAGCCATTGCTGGCAACTTACCCAGCTGTCCAGCCATGTTAGGCAATACGGTAGTTTGGAAACCTGCAGAAAGCCAAATTTACTCTGCAGCTCTCACCATGAAAATCTTTGAAGAAGCGGGTTTACCCAAAGGCGTTATTAATTTAATCTTTGTTGATGGTAAAGATGCAGGAGAGATTATTTTTAATCATACTGACTTTGCTGGCCTTCATTTTACCGGTAGCACTCAAGTCTTCCAAAACTTATGGAAAACCATTGGTAATAACATTCAAACCTATAAAAGCTACCCAAGAATTGTTGGCGAAACCGGCGGAAAAGATTTTGTCATGGTTCATCCCAGTGCTAACCCAGCTCAAGTAACAACAGCCTTATCAAGAGGTGCTTTTGAATTTCAAGGCCAAAAATGTTCTGCAGCGTCACGCGCCTATATACCCGAATCCATGTGGCCTACCGTTAAACAACATTTACTTGCGGATGTTGCATCCATGAAAATGGGATCTCCAGAAGACTTTTCAAACTTCATCAATGCTGTCATAGATGAAAAAGCTTTTGATAAAATAGCTGGCTATATTGATACCATTAAAAAATCTGATGCCGCACAAATCATTGCTGGTGGTGAATACAGTAAGGAAGAAGGTTATTTCATCCAACCTACGGTTGTTGTTGCTCATGACCCACATTTCTTAAGCATGGAAGAAGAAATTTTTGGCCCTGTGCTAACCATCTATGTGTATAAAGATGCTGACTACGATCAAACTTTGCAACTTGTGGATCAAACGTCTCCCTATGCCTTAACAGGAAGTATCTTTGCTAAAGATAGAAGTATAATAGAAAAAAGTAGCAAAGCCCTTAAGTATGCTGCTGGAAATTTTTATATCAATGATAAACCAACGGGTGCTGTGGTTGGGCAACAACCTTTTGGCGGGGCAAGAGGTTCAGGAACCAATGATAAAGCGGGTTCAATTTTAAACCTTTATCGCTGGTTATCGCCCAGAACCATCAAAGAAAGTTTTACTGCTCCTAGCAATTACCGTTATCCATTTTTAGGATAAAAAAACAGACAAAATGAAGGACCTCTAATATAGTGGTCTTTCATTTAATATTATATTATGTCTATACACACTTTTTTTCCAACCTATGTTTACCAGTCTGCTTTGCAAGAAAAGTCCAGTTCTGGCTTGAATAAGTCCTTACTAGAAGAATGTTATCAGATTAAAGACTATGACATTGAAGGGCAAGAATGGTCAAAAAATGCCTATATTGGTGGCTACACCTCTTACTCAAGCATGGACAACTTGCATCAGTTTTCTTCTACATTTCATAACTTAGAAAGTTTAATCAGACCACATGTACAAAAATACTTAAAAAAACTGCATTATGATCTATCTATCAAGCAGTTAGAAATGACGGATTGCTGGATTAATATCATGCCTGCAGGTGTCACCCACAGCCAACATATCCACCCTCTGTCATTAGTTAGTGGGAGCTATTATGTTCAAACACCAAAAAACTCAGCAGCCATCAAGTTTGAAGATCCACGTTTATCAAGAATGATGGCTTGCCCACCAAAAAAGAAAACCTGCCCTAAAAAAGATTTAAATCATATCTCAATAAGCCCAAAAGCAGGAGATCTTATCTTGTTTGAGAGCTGGCTTGGTCATGAAGTACCGGCATCGCATAACACCAAAGACAGGGTAAGCATAAGTTTTAATTATGCTTGGTCGTCATAAACAGTTCACTATATATCTTTATTTCTTACCGTGAGTACTGGACATGGACAGTCTCGTAAGACTTGTTCAGTAACACTACCCAAAAACATTCTTTGTATACCTTTTCTTGCATGCGATGGCATAATCACAAGATCAATATCATTATTTTTTACAAAACTTACAATCTCTTCCGAAATACTCAAGCCTTTACGGACATGGGTAGATATGGTGCTATCGCCTTTCTCATAAAAAAACTCTTTTTTAATCACTTCCATATCTTGTTTGGCCGCTTCAGCTATTTCATCCGATAGATTGGCAGGAATCCCTAGATGTCTACCAGAATACAAATAGGTATCAGAGATGTCCACCACATTCAGCAAATAAAAATTTGACTCTGAAAATTCATGGGTATGCAACAGCTCTTTTAAAAAAAGTTTTGATGTATCGTTAAACTCTATGGGTAATAAAATATTTTTAAAATTCATACAGCCTCCTTTTGCCTGATGGGTAAACCATAGCAAAAAAATAAACTTATACCATGAGATAGATCATGGTTTTGTATATACCCCACTGTTAGAATACTCTGCTTTATAAGCTTATATTTATCAACTCACTAAATAATTATATATTTAATACTCATAAATTAGATTTACAGTAACTCAAGTTGTCGTTTTTTTAAATTTTAAATAAATTGTGTCTACAAAATGATTTAAAAACAGTTAGATAGCTTAATCTTAAAGTTGGCTTGCTTATTGCTTTTATGATAGTCCATGGAAGATTATTTTGGGGGAATAATAATGAATAAGTTCAAACTACTCAGAAGCAAACTGTCTAAGTTTGTTTTTATCATTGTATTAACAGGTTCTGTATTTAATTTTGCAATGGCAAAATCTTATGAAGTCACACATGGTTTACAAGAAGATCTGGGTTCATACCAAATAGAAGATTTGGTTATCGTAGAGGTATCAGAGGGCAAACTTGAAAATGGTTACAATCTTAAAGTTAAAATTCTTCAATCTGAGGCTTCAAGAGATACGATTGCAGCAGCTGCAGTTTTGTCAATGTACGAAAAAACTCAAGAAATGCATGAAAGCCAATTAGAAACCCTAAGCATTTATGAAAATAATCAAACTTATATACTAACTGGCGACCCTGACCCATGGGATCTTTTTTGGAAAGGGTTTAGAGAGCAATGCATTAAAAAATATGGAGAAGAGTTTGCACGCACAATGATTGATAACCTAGTAGCTTTTGGTATTGGCGCTGGTGCAACAGCACTATCAAGTGGCCCCATAGCTATTATTCTTGGCGCAGGAATGATCATTTATCTTGGTAACAGAATCTCTAAGATTGCATATGAAATGTACCAAGACAATTGGGAAAAAGCTGGAGCATTAACTTTTAATTTAGCCAACGAATTGGTTTTTGGTTTAGGTGGCTCCAAATGGGTACAAAGATTAATTAAAAAAAGAAGCACCAGTTTTTTTGGAAAACTTTTTAGAGGAATGCGTCAAGCAGCTGAAGAAGGATTACCCATCCGCCCCCCAAACAATAATTCTGGTAACAACTCTAATAATGGATCAAACCCACAACCAACCAATAGCACCTCACCAAGCCTTGGTGTTCCTCGTGGTACTCCACCAAGCCCAAGTCAACCAGGTGTAACAATAAGGCCTCCGGTTAAAAAGCCTCAACCTGTAGAAAGTGGACCGACAAATCAAGGAAGAGTTCAAACAGCTGAAAATGCTCTAACAGAAGTGGCAGAAGCTCCCATCGTTAGACCCGAACCCTTACCGCCAGTTGAAAAAATTGATGCTTCAACTTTACCCAATCAAGTCAACTCAATTTCATCTAATTCTATAAGCTCAAAACCCATTTTATCTAATGAAGATAAAAGTGCTATAAGCGTAACTACTCTCAGAGCTCCACGCAATGGTTCAAATCAAACAAAACTGTTAGATTTAGAGAACAATGAAATTTTTTATGGTGAAGCCGTTCCTATCTATGACGTGACTGCCAGAAACAATGAAATTTCTGCATACTTACTCTGGAACTACTTTAATCGAAAAGCAATAGCTAAATCTCAAGCCAGAAACGGTTTAAATTTTAAAGTTCTGCCAATATGGGAAACCGATATTTATTTTTATCAACAAAAACTTCCTATGAAAACTCAAGACAATGATCAATCATCTCTCACTCAAGATATATTAGTCTTTGATTGGCTGGTTGGTAACCCTAATAGAGTAGATGGTGAAAATATAGGAATTTCCAAACATTTAAAATATGATGGTCAACGTATTGCCTCAAAGCATGATAGAAGTTTCATTGTGGGGACCAGTCAAGATTGGACCAATTTGATTGGTCAACGCTATGGAGTCTCTTTTTCTTCACCATCTGCAGTATACAATTCTGTTTTAGATAGTGATTTATTATTGCTAATCAAAGAAACTCCCTGGGAAAAAATTCAAAGTCTAGTTTCACCCTATTTAAATAAATCTCAACTCAATGCACTTCAGTCTCGTTACAACTCTATTCAATTTAATGGAAGAGCGCGTTCAAGTCAGTTAGATTTATCCGCAAGCAAGAACACTCCACAAGCACCATTGGGTCCACCAAAAATTACTCAAGATGAAAAAGAAACCTTAGAAAGACACATTCTGGATAGTCAAGAATACGATGACTCAAAGCTTTTACAAAAATTGCTCAGTGGCGAACTTTTAACAATTAAAGAGCGGAGACGTTTATCTAAAATAATATCCGATTTAGTCTATGAATGCCGAACAAATACAGATTTTCAAAACCAAAATAAAGACTTTTGTGCTTATATAAAGCAACTTAGTGAGCAGTTTAGTGATTATACTCTATCCCTACCAGAGATAACAGATGAAGACTTAAGAAATGAATTTGGTGGCTGGCTGATTTCTGACGAGGCGGAATATCAAAAAATTCAAATCTTATTAAACTGGTCTATACCTGGAACCTATTTGATTTGGGGGCATGGAACACCTTATAGAAAAAACACCTTGATTCGGATCAATGGTGAGTGGGTAGATTTTAAAACTGGAAAAGACCTCTACGAATACTTAATTAATCCGGCTAATAATACCGGATATGTTCCTGGTACACCAATCCACTTTGTTGTTTGCCATGGTGGGGTACAAAATACAGGCACACAACCTGTTTTTGCCACTCAATTGGCACAAGCCGCCAATGTTCCGGTCAAACCTTACAGTGGTTTTGTCTACTCAAGTGGAATACGCGGTCAGTTCATTGAACTTGCTCCAGGTGAAACTCCTCCTCCTGGAGTTCCAATCAGAACTTATAATAAGTCAAGTGGAAAACCTATTAATGGCTGGATTAAAGAAATTAGTAGAACATGGGGAGAAATGCCATGGATAGAACCATAAAGAGTATAATAAGCTATTATTGGTAAAGTATTTAAAAAAATGAAAGACTACCCTCTAATAAGCCTAATAATCATTAAACATATTAAAATTATCTTTATTTGTTTTATGAATGTTTAAATTTCCAGATATAACAGATTTATGGCCCTAAAAATTTGATAGGAATTTGTTTTTCAATCTCATCAACGTGTATTTTAACGCTCACTTCAAAGTCTTCCTTGTACATATCTTTATTTAAAATCAAAAACAGGGGTATACGCTTATCTTCATTCTTTTTAAGGGTAATTGATTTAAAGGGCATGATACTTTCAAGTTGTTTTTGCTCTGACTCAACACTAATAGTGTAACGTTGTTCTTGTGCAGATTTATTGATTAAGTGGATTTCAAAAGCATTTCTAATTTGACCTGCATCAAACGTGTAGGGTCTACCACTTAACCTCAATAAGTTTGCCTCAAAATTTTGTCGATTTCTTAAGAAAACAGAAAACACTAAAAAACCAATAAGCAAGAGGACCATATACACATAGATTCTTGGTCGCAGCAGCTTTGTTTTTTCACCATTAAAACCATTGTAGGAATCATAACGAATAAGTCCTTTGAGTTGATTGGTTTTTTCCATGATTTCATCACAAGCATCAATACAATTTGCGCAGCCTATGCACTCCATTTGCATACCTTGGCGTATATCTATTCCCGTAGGGCAAACAACAACGCATCGAGCACAATCTATACATGCGCCTCTATTTTCATCTTTTAGTTTTCCTCTGGGTTCTCCTCTTTTTTCATCGTAACCAATCACAAACGTATCATCATCGGTTAATGCTGATTGTAAACGACCATAAGGACAAATAATTAAACAAAGCTGCTCTCTGAACCAAGCAAAGTTACCATAAAAAATGAAGCTTAAAATTAATCCCCACAAAAACACAGTGGGATGGGTTGAGGGTCCGTGCTGCCATAGCTCTATATAATAACTGTGCGGAACAAAGTAAGATATAAAACCAAAAGCAAATAACAAAGAAACCAAAGCATACAAAAAATATTTAAGCCCTTTCTTCATTATTTTTTCTTTATTCCAAGCTGACTTTTCCAAAATAAGTTGCTGATTTTTTGGACCTTCTATCCAACGTTCAATTTTCCTATAAACGCCTTCTAAAATAACGGTTTGTGGACATAGGTATCCGCACCAGACTCGTCCAAACAAAGCCGTAATAAAAAACAAAGAAAAGGCTAAACCAGTAACGATAAAAAAGATCAGATACACGTCTTGAGCATTAAAAACAAAACCTGCAATATTGAAAACCCGTTGATCCACTTGCAAAAGCAAAAAGCGTTCTCCACCAAATTTAAGCAATGGAATAACAAAGAAAATAACAATGATGAGTGGAAACGTTACATTTTTAAATCGGGTGAAAAAACCTTTAACATCCGCCAACCTTATTTTAGGTCTACTTCCATCTTTTTGAATAGATGATTTATGTGTATATTCTGGCGATTGCATCGCGCACCTTACCTTATATTAAATATTTTTGCTTGCACCTTGTAGTACTAGCCTTTAATAATATCCCCTTGTGGCTCTTTAGCATTATCAGGCTCACTGCCTTCTAAACTAATAATATAAGCTGTAAGCTCATGAATGGTACTTTCTGACAAAACACCTTTCCATGCGGTCATCCCTTTTTCAAGAACACCTTGGTTAATGGTGTGTATAATTTTACTGGGTTCATAACCATGGATCCAAGCTTTATCAGTTAAGTTAGGGCCAATTCCGCCCTCTCCATTTGCACCATGACATACTTGACAGTTGGTTACATAAGCTTCTTTTGCACGAGCTATAACAGCTGAGTCATTGACCATTGCAATAATATCCTCATTACTGACATCCTTTTTAAGGCTATCCATTTTCTGCTCATGTTTTTCCAAAGCTTGGGCGTACTCGGTTTCTTGAGGATCTTTTTCAGTGAACACATAGTATTTGGTCCAATAAACAAAAGAAAAAATAATGGTTAAATAAAATGTTACCAACCACCAATTAGGGAGATTGTTATCATACTCTTCAATCCCATCATAACTGTGACCTTCTATTTTTTTATCTTGTTCATCACTCATTGTTTTAACTCCTCATAAAAAAGGACGGTTGACTCATTGGTCAATTTCTCTTTATTTTTTTTATTGAAAACATAGGCTAAAACACCCAAAAAAACTGCTCCAGTGAACAGTTGCGCAACAAGAGCTAAGTTCAACCAGGCATTTTCTGTTAATATTTCTTTTAACATCCTTTATTGCTCCTTAATGTTTTTTCGGTCAACACCCAGTTTTTGTAAGTATGCAATCAACGCCACAAGCTCAGTATCGGCAGATGTATCAACCTTATCTTGTGCAAGAAGGTCATCAACGATAGACTGGGCTTGTTCAGTTGCTAACTGTTCTGCATTATTGATCATGTCTTGACTGTAATCAACGCCAAGCTTTTTCAAAGTACGCATTTTATAGCTTAGACTGCTATAATCTGCTTTTGAGTGTTCAAGAAACTCATAACTTGGCATATTAGAGCCTGGTGAAGTAGATCTAGGGTTAATCATATGTTTGTAATGCCACAAGTTTGGATATTTTTTCCCAACCCTAGCCAAATCTGGACCAGTTCTCTTTGATCCCCAAAGATGAGGAAAGTCATTGGCAAATTCCCAGGCTTCTGACTTATGACCATAGCGCATACTTTCAGACAGTAAGCTACGGACCATTTGCGTGTGACAGTTATTACAGCCTTCTCGTATATAGATATCTCTACCTACCAGTTCTAGGGGTTGGTATACTGAGGCATTATGTTTCATAGGTACAGCCTTATCCACCATAACTGCAGGAATAATTTGTGCCATTCCGCCAATTAAAACCGCAATCAAGGTAAAAACCGTAAACAATAAGGCTTTACCCTCTAAAGCTCTGTGCCAACTGACTTTTTCTTTTTTAGCACTTAAAAACGTAAAGATGGCAGCCACGGTAAAAACCATAGCCAAGCCTATCCATACAAAATAGTGTAATAAGCTTTTGGTTAGCAATCCAAACATTAAAACCAAGCCCAAAATGACCACCATAGAAATTGGACTGAATACTATTTTTTTCCAGGATAAATCTTCTTCAGCTTTTTCTTCTTCAATAACTTGAATTTTATAGTCAGTAGCTTGCCCTTGTCTGGCTGTCTTGAACAAGTTAATGATCATCATAATAAAGGTAACCAAATACAAGGTACCACCGATCAAGCGCATCATATACATCAAGTGACTTTTGGTAATAGCCTCAAGAAAGTTTGGGTACAACAATGTGCCTTCAGCATTAAGTGCACGCCACATCAAACCTTGTGTTAAGCCACTGGCCCACATTGCGGCCACATAAAGTAGAATACCAAATAAGCCAATCCAGAAATGAAAATTAGCCCAGGATTTAGACCAAAGTTTGGTGCCATACAAACGCGGGATTAACCAATACAACATTCCTGCTGCCATAAAGCCATTCCAGCCCAAAGCTCCACCATGCACGTGACCAATAATCCAGTCTGTACTGTGAACCAAACCATTGAATGATTTAATAGAAAGCATGGGGCCTTCAAAGGTTGCCATTCCATAAAAAGTGATGGCTGCCGCAAAGAATTTGACCACTGGATCTGTTCTGAGTTTATCCCATGCCCCACGCAAAGTTAACAAACCGTTGATCATTCCGCCCCAACTTGGTGCCCATAACATCACACTAAAAATCACACCCAAGCTTTGTGCCCAGCTAGGAAGTGCTGAATATAAAAGGTGATGTGGTCCCGCCCAAATATACATAAAAACCAAGGCCCAAAAGTGAACAATGGATAAGCGATACGAGTACACAGGACGTTCAACAGACTTAGGAACAAAATAGTACATGATGCCCAAAATAGGTGTGGTCAAGAAAAACGCTACTGCATTGTGTCCATACCACCACTGAACCAAAGCATCCTGTACGCCTGAAAAAACAGAGTATGACTTGGTCAAAGAAACCGGCAAACTCATATTGTTAACCAAATACAAAATAGCTACAGTAACAATAGATGCAATATAGAACCAGATTGCCACATAAATATGCTTTTCTCTACGCTTGGCCAAGGTCCAAAAAAAGTTGATGGCAAAAATAACCCAAACAATCACCACCAAAATATCAATGGGCCACTCTAACTCAGCATACTCTTTAGATTGGCTCAAGCCCAAAGGCAAAGTGACCGCTGCTAAAACAATAATCAGTTGCCAACCCCAAAAATGCAGCTTACTCAAAACATCACTGGCCATCCGCGTTTTTAAGAGCCTTTGCATTGAATAATAAATCCCCGCAAACATCATATTACCCACAAAGGCAAAGATAACAGCATTGGTATGCAAAGGTCGTAATCGACCAAAGCTCAGATACGGTCCAAAATTGGTTTGCCAAAAAGCGATTTGCAAAGCCACAATCACTCCAACCAACATCCCCACAGCACCCCAAATCATGGTGGCCCAAGAAAATTGTCTTACAATCGAATCATCAAAATGAATCTCTTTACTGTTCACGCTTTATCTCACTTTCTTCATCATCAAATGGTAACCACACAGAATCATCCATATGCTCGTACTCAGCATTTTTGACAGTGAATACAAAAAAGTAGGCTGCCAGTAAGATGATTGCTATGCCAATTGCGATGAGTAGTATCAATATATTCATAATAAAAAGATGATTTGTATCAGGTTTTTTTGATTTGTTTAGATGAAATCACCAATACTGCAATTGAAAAAGCGGGCATAATGATTGCAGCTTCTAAAGGCCCTATCCATCCTATGGTTGCTAACCATGCCACCAAGACGTTATACACCAAAGCTAAACTATAATTAAAGTAAACTAACTTTTTCCATATTTTTCCGCATTCAAAAAAATCTTTTAGCCACAGTAATGAAAAAGGTTTAAAGCTGAAGCTAGCACTGCTAGCAGCCACCAAGCTTTGCGACAAACTTGCGCCAGAAATATATGCCGCTTGCATGGCTTCAAGATCATTGAGACCATCGCCTAAATACAATGTCTTTTCTTGATTTAAAGTTTGTTTCACCCATGCAAGTTTTTCATGCGGTAAACATTCATATCTAACATTTTCTTCATTGATATGAAGTTTTTTTGCAATTTTTAAAACTGCTGCTTTTTTGTCTCCACTTAAGAGATACAATTTATTTGTTTTTTTTAAGTCTCGTAGCACGGATTCACTATCTTTAAGTAAGACTTCATTGAACCTAAAATCACAACATTTTTTTTGATTTTTCATAAATACAACGGATGGTTCAGTACTGGTTTTATCTTTTCCAAGGTAATAATTTTGCCCTTGAAAAGTAAAAAACAACCCTTCACCAATTTTCTCTGTCACTTTGATATCCAACAATGTTAATTCCTCTTCTAACATACTATTAAAGATCTGCTGACTAAACGGATGTTTACTTTGTGCAACTGCACTGAACAAAACTGTTTTTTCTTCATTGGATAATTGATGGTAAGATAAACTCTTACTGATTTCTTTATTTAAAAAAGTTAATGTGCCGGTTTTATCAAATACTATAGCCGTTATTTTTGCTATTGCACTTAATGTATTGCCGTTTTGTATATATACCCCTTTGTTAAAAAGTTTCTGTTGTAAAATAAATTGTACAATAGGCAAAGTTATTCCAATTGCGCAAGGGCATGTAATTACACTGATGGTTACAGCAGACAAAAAAGCCTGCTCAAAACTATTGTTAATTATGTTGTAGGAAAAGGATATTGCCAGCAGTACCAAAACAAAAACTGTATAGTACTTGGAAAAATCTAAAGAACTGATTTCTCCACCGTATTCAGATTGACCAATTGTAGATGATAAAGTTTTTAACCTAGAACTTTCAAAGTCTTCCAAACTTTCTAAATGCACCATTTGTATACCAATGTATCTTGCTCCAGCATAAACCACATCACCTTTTGATTGATGAACAGCCTCGCTTTCACCACTAATCCACTGGTAATCAAACTCTAAAAGATCAGGGTCAATAACTTTACTTTCTGTTGGAACAATATCACCCGATCTTAAAACCAGTTTATCTCCATTTTTAACATCAGAAAAATCAATGGTATCTAAAGTGTTGTTGGGTAATAACTTTAAAATTTTTAAGCCTTTAAAATTAACAGAATTTAATATGCTTGCTCTGCTTCTCTCTAACCAACGCTCTTGTAAAAACCGTCCCAACAACATCAATGCAATAAACACACTCATGCTATCAAAATATGTTTTCTCTTCATAACCCAAAAGAAATGCCGTCCAAGAGCCAAAAAAGGAAAGTACAATGCCCAAAGTGATTGGGATATCAAAATGAAAAACTTTACTTTTTATTGCACGAAAGGTTTTTTTAAAAAAATAACTCCCCCCAACAAAAAATGAAACCGTTGCAAAACCCATAATTAAAGCTTGCACAAAAGCATACAATATTCCATCTTCTTTATTTAGCCCAGTATAAATGGCAAAATTAAGTCCCATGATGTTTATTGCAAGCAGCGTACAAACACCCAAACGAATCAGTAATGTTTTATTATTATTGGTTGGTCTTTCTTCAAAAGCAATATTATAA from Oligoflexia bacterium includes the following:
- the pruA gene encoding L-glutamate gamma-semialdehyde dehydrogenase, producing MSNAFYQSPYPINEPVLDYAPGSQEKEDFLATLTKMKSQQEKICMTINGEKVSTSNTIDMVSPYNLKQTLGQYCKGNKQHVEQAIAAALSAKESWESMPWQDRAAIFLKAADLISGPYRHQMNAATMLCQSKNIYQAEIDAVAELADFLRFNVHYMTQIYQDQPQSSDTVWNQMEYRPLEGFVFALTPFNFTAIAGNLPSCPAMLGNTVVWKPAESQIYSAALTMKIFEEAGLPKGVINLIFVDGKDAGEIIFNHTDFAGLHFTGSTQVFQNLWKTIGNNIQTYKSYPRIVGETGGKDFVMVHPSANPAQVTTALSRGAFEFQGQKCSAASRAYIPESMWPTVKQHLLADVASMKMGSPEDFSNFINAVIDEKAFDKIAGYIDTIKKSDAAQIIAGGEYSKEEGYFIQPTVVVAHDPHFLSMEEEIFGPVLTIYVYKDADYDQTLQLVDQTSPYALTGSIFAKDRSIIEKSSKALKYAAGNFYINDKPTGAVVGQQPFGGARGSGTNDKAGSILNLYRWLSPRTIKESFTAPSNYRYPFLG
- a CDS encoding TIGR02466 family protein, with product MSIHTFFPTYVYQSALQEKSSSGLNKSLLEECYQIKDYDIEGQEWSKNAYIGGYTSYSSMDNLHQFSSTFHNLESLIRPHVQKYLKKLHYDLSIKQLEMTDCWINIMPAGVTHSQHIHPLSLVSGSYYVQTPKNSAAIKFEDPRLSRMMACPPKKKTCPKKDLNHISISPKAGDLILFESWLGHEVPASHNTKDRVSISFNYAWSS
- a CDS encoding universal stress protein codes for the protein MNFKNILLPIEFNDTSKLFLKELLHTHEFSESNFYLLNVVDISDTYLYSGRHLGIPANLSDEIAEAAKQDMEVIKKEFFYEKGDSTISTHVRKGLSISEEIVSFVKNNDIDLVIMPSHARKGIQRMFLGSVTEQVLRDCPCPVLTVRNKDI
- the ccoG gene encoding cytochrome c oxidase accessory protein CcoG, yielding MQSPEYTHKSSIQKDGSRPKIRLADVKGFFTRFKNVTFPLIIVIFFVIPLLKFGGERFLLLQVDQRVFNIAGFVFNAQDVYLIFFIVTGLAFSLFFITALFGRVWCGYLCPQTVILEGVYRKIERWIEGPKNQQLILEKSAWNKEKIMKKGLKYFLYALVSLLFAFGFISYFVPHSYYIELWQHGPSTHPTVFLWGLILSFIFYGNFAWFREQLCLIICPYGRLQSALTDDDTFVIGYDEKRGEPRGKLKDENRGACIDCARCVVVCPTGIDIRQGMQMECIGCANCIDACDEIMEKTNQLKGLIRYDSYNGFNGEKTKLLRPRIYVYMVLLLIGFLVFSVFLRNRQNFEANLLRLSGRPYTFDAGQIRNAFEIHLINKSAQEQRYTISVESEQKQLESIMPFKSITLKKNEDKRIPLFLILNKDMYKEDFEVSVKIHVDEIEKQIPIKFLGP
- a CDS encoding cbb3-type cytochrome c oxidase N-terminal domain-containing protein — translated: MSDEQDKKIEGHSYDGIEEYDNNLPNWWLVTFYLTIIFSFVYWTKYYVFTEKDPQETEYAQALEKHEQKMDSLKKDVSNEDIIAMVNDSAVIARAKEAYVTNCQVCHGANGEGGIGPNLTDKAWIHGYEPSKIIHTINQGVLEKGMTAWKGVLSESTIHELTAYIISLEGSEPDNAKEPQGDIIKG
- the ccoN gene encoding cytochrome-c oxidase, cbb3-type subunit I, producing the protein MNSKEIHFDDSIVRQFSWATMIWGAVGMLVGVIVALQIAFWQTNFGPYLSFGRLRPLHTNAVIFAFVGNMMFAGIYYSMQRLLKTRMASDVLSKLHFWGWQLIIVLAAVTLPLGLSQSKEYAELEWPIDILVVIVWVIFAINFFWTLAKRREKHIYVAIWFYIASIVTVAILYLVNNMSLPVSLTKSYSVFSGVQDALVQWWYGHNAVAFFLTTPILGIMYYFVPKSVERPVYSYRLSIVHFWALVFMYIWAGPHHLLYSALPSWAQSLGVIFSVMLWAPSWGGMINGLLTLRGAWDKLRTDPVVKFFAAAITFYGMATFEGPMLSIKSFNGLVHSTDWIIGHVHGGALGWNGFMAAGMLYWLIPRLYGTKLWSKSWANFHFWIGLFGILLYVAAMWASGLTQGLMWRALNAEGTLLYPNFLEAITKSHLMYMMRLIGGTLYLVTFIMMIINLFKTARQGQATDYKIQVIEEEKAEEDLSWKKIVFSPISMVVILGLVLMFGLLTKSLLHYFVWIGLAMVFTVAAIFTFLSAKKEKVSWHRALEGKALLFTVFTLIAVLIGGMAQIIPAVMVDKAVPMKHNASVYQPLELVGRDIYIREGCNNCHTQMVRSLLSESMRYGHKSEAWEFANDFPHLWGSKRTGPDLARVGKKYPNLWHYKHMINPRSTSPGSNMPSYEFLEHSKADYSSLSYKMRTLKKLGVDYSQDMINNAEQLATEQAQSIVDDLLAQDKVDTSADTELVALIAYLQKLGVDRKNIKEQ